In Schistocerca serialis cubense isolate TAMUIC-IGC-003099 chromosome 3, iqSchSeri2.2, whole genome shotgun sequence, the following proteins share a genomic window:
- the LOC126470794 gene encoding uncharacterized protein LOC126470794, producing MARAHLLALTMCWLAVSVRTAPAGPYSGNGGGGYSRGGGGNGYSGGGGGGNGYSGGGGGGHGYSGGGGGFGGGGGGGGGGGYSPPLPSGYAPPPAVDTQYGAPAQAPVIHKHVYVHVPPPEPTYAAPRKPQPPPPPPQKHYKIVFIKAPAPPPPTVPDLPPIAPPPEQKTLIYVLVKKPEEPPEITIPTPAPTQPSKPEVYFIRYKTQTQEGGGPGGAYGPPSPSGPSPEYGAPSAGGGGGGGGSGPY from the exons ACGATGTGCTGGTTGGCAGTGTCGGTACGCACTGCACCTGCGGGACCATACAGCGGTAACGGCGGAGGCGGCTACAGCAGAGGCGGTGGTGGTAATGGCtacagcgggggcggcgggggcggcaacGGCTACAGCGGGGGCGGCGGTGGTGGCCACGGCTacagcggaggcggcggaggcttcggcggcggcggcggcggtggcggcggcggtggctatAGCCCGCCACTCCCCAGCGGGTACGCGCCACCTCCAGCCGTCGACACGCAGTACGGCGCGCCAGCGCAGGCGCCGGTCATCCACAAGCACGTGTACGTGCACGTGCCGCCACCAGAGCCCACGTACGCGGCGCCCAGGAAGCCGCAGCCTCCGCCGCCGCCCCCACAGAAGCACTACAAGATCGTGTTCATCAAGGcgcccgcgccgccgccgcccacggTGCCGGACCTGCCGCCCATCGCGCCGCCCCCCGAACAGAAGACGCTCATCTACGTGCTCGTCAAGAAGCCCGAGGAGCCGCCCGAGATCACCATCCCCACGCCCGCGCCCACACAGCCTTCCAAGCCGGAAGTCTACTTCATTCGCTACAAAACACAA ACTCAGGAGGGTGGCGGACCGGGCGGCGCGTACGGACCTCCATCGCCGTCTGGCCCCAGCCCAGAATACGGTGCTCCAAgcgccggtggcggcggcggcggcggcggctcgggCCCCTACTGA